The DNA segment AGCGAGTATGAAGGGCTGTCTGCCCTCGCCTCCAGCCACGTGACCATTGACGTGACCATGCTATTTTTAGCCAGTTACTCGACAGCAGTccgcttcctcctcctccctcgtTTGATTCCTCCTTCTGCCTCCACAAGCAGCCTACAGGTTTGAACGAACGGACTGCCGacttaggtcacgtgaccccgCCAATCCTGGTGTTGGCACGAGAGACCAGCCAAGTCGGTTTTTGTTTGCTCATGCATTTTGTTTGTAGCTGATCTGCCAAACATTGATCAAATTCCAGGTAAAAATGCTCACTTTTTTCCAGCTTAAATAGTTTTGTTGCTAATTTATGTTGAAAACACTGTTTTACTACAAAATTCTGTGCGTTAGCAGATTTGCAATGGCGCAGGTGAATGTAACAAAAGGCCGCGTGCCAAGCACTTGATTTTCTTAcaacttgagagagagagatgtccaCCCTTTCGAGATGATAGCTCAGCAGCAGGCTGTTTCATCCTTTTCCaaccttttctttcctctgaTAGTGATCGCTAGTTTTCATCGTCTTAACTATACATCCGTATTTGTCTTACTGATCTTTTGTCTAAGTGTTGTGAGCTCACTGCCAAACAGGAGAGTGCTTTTTATGTGTAACAGTGAACACTATATCCATTTTGAATTCGAGAAAAGTTTCTGTGCTGCTTGCATAGTGCTTGTCGCTTCCCCATCCTGTGACCAAACTCAACACATCTGCACCCAAAATAGTgcataaaataaatctgtgtgCTGGCTTTGAAAATACCTAAAAATGTTTCACAATTTATCAAGCGGCATTGGAAGCTGACAGCACAGCCCTATGGTGAATATTCAGATACATGAACTGCTGTCTAGCAAATGATGAATGGAAGGAAATATTCTGCCACACAGCGTTAAAATTTGTCTGTAGGAGccataaacacacataacacacataacaGCAACTTTGAGTAAAATCAAATTGTGCAAAACATCACAGCTGTGCTCTTAAGATCGTTCTTAACTGAGCAGAGTACCGAAGAGTTAATCTCCAAAGTGCTTAATAATTGCATTCTAGGGTAAATAGAGTCGTGTTTTTTCTTATCTACAGTTCCATTGTATTCTCAAATGTATTGATAAACAAGTCTGGGTTTAGCATGTGACCCATGAACGTTTGCCTCATAGCCATTGGCCTGCTCACACAGCTTTGCCAAACTTCGTCAAAAGTTCGGTTAAGAGGAGATTTTGTTCCTTTGATATACATAGCGGAAACTatcatttttcttaaaggaaatttcatttaaactttaaatttcAGATAATAAATTAAGctttttattatgtaaatgcaactattttttgcaaaaaaaaaaaaaagccatgagAGTATCGCGCTCGAATTCCTGAAGAATACCCGTACTACGCAACATATATATTTGACCCTTGAAAAACATACTCAGCCATGGCAATGCAAAACAGAGCTAGAAGTTTGTTAAACAGGAACAACAGgagattacacaaaatatagaCTAATAAAAGCTGGTCTACTATTTTATTCCGGCTTGTTGTGATCCTTCTCTGATTCATCCCTCTTCTATGACAGAGAGTACAAATAGTTTcggcagccagccagccagcccttCCTCCACGAATGGCAAAACTGAACCAGAGTTGAGGATAACGATGAGAGCAAAACGGTGAATGAGTTCATCCCAGCCAATAAATTCGTCTGTCGGCTTCTGATGGTGGCAATTAAGTCCAGTCAACATGCATCGTAGCAGACAtacagatgaaacaaaataaaaagtcactgATTCTAGCAACAGGATCTCGGTAAAtagctttatttgtttatttagcgATGATATATGCTTTGGTAAATAAGAAGAGGATGTGATGCACCGCAATTACATTACTGCTCTCCTGTTGGTTCTctctttatatctatatattcaTGCATATAATACAATTTGataagctttttttcaaaagagttCTCTATTATGTACATATCtttaacataaatataataaaactatatacaataatatataactTCAGTAGTATGATTTTTGACAGTATTATAGtccaaaattaatataaaatgtgtCCGTCCTTTGGACCAAATGAATCATCAAACTGTTCTGTcaatttttgaatatttttataaattagaaTAGCTTAGAGAATATATTTAATAGTCTTCACAGAAAATtccatcattatttatttatgaactacccattatattttttaaagtacaagtCGTCATAATCTTCGGTGAAGTGTATTGTCAAAGGGGAACCACCGTGAGATTACGCAGTGCATAGTATGACTGACGAGTTACATCCCCTTCTAGGAAAAAATTCAGCGCATGTCCAACAATAACATCGTAAAAGGTTCTCAACCACAGAACAAAGGGCTAGAGTGTACTTGTTCATCCCCAGCACGCGGAGCTCGACAGTGTAAACGAGGGCAGTATGAAGGAGTGTATAGGAAGTGTATAGAAaggtcagcgcatgcgcaaatgGTTGCAGTAAACATGTGAAAGGAGTGTACGTGGAAAACGTTGATTGTAGGAAACAAATCGTGTGGGACATGAACCCAGTGTTGATGGCTTTGTTCTCTCTGCACTCAGCTGTGCCTGTTAAGAGTACGAGACTTGTAGTCCTCTAACGATGCACGAATTCTACTCACAACCTGCCGTCTGTCGCACTCGGAGCACCTTCGTCCTAATATTCAGGCAACCCTCATGCCATTGGTCAGTAGTCCGCCAATCGTAACAAAGCTGGATAACTCAATATGCCGAGGCCTCTTTGGGGCAGCATGTTAGTAACCAGTCAGggcaaaaataaaagtcaaacaattaTTCTTTCAGTCAGGATATTAAAGGAAAAGAGGGAAAAGATAAGGTGAAACAGTTTTGAgtccgcctgctcatcgggcagAAGTctatcaaatgtcccggttgtctttaaaaatcacttttttcggcgttctttgacggtgacgacaccatcatcggcacgtgtcccgctttcgcccccgaaacgtctggtcaccttacttaaGAGTAGAAAAACCAATGGTCGGATAACTTCAGTTAATACCTAATGGCATTACTAGGCAAACTATAATACTTTTTGTGAATAACTTTTGTTAATTGACTGATTTTTGGTTTAATTTATGCTCTACAAGTTAAAAATTGTACTCAATGTTCCCTGCAACTAATTTGCATAAATCTTCATAGTGAAACACACTGCCATTGCATTTTTCTGTCAGCGTGATTGCAATCCTACGATCTCTGTTTTAACGGCctttaaagtttagtttttatttatttttattttttttttgcctcatCCTTGTATGGGCCTCGACGAAGGTCAGTGACTGACTGGTATAAAGGTCAATTGTACACAACGATCTCGCACAGCAGGTTTAGTGTTCAGACAACAGAACCAATGGCAAGCATTCCTTGACTACCTGTAAAACGGTTCAAAATGTTTCAGTCCCTCTTTTTCTCATCCAccctccaaaagaaaaaaaaaacacacacacacaaaagagccGTTCGATTCTAATGTCCTGAATATAAGTATGAGAACTATGTTTGGagtttataaaacatgaacgctctctgtctctttgtgtgagagatagagagagaaaagagaaagataaagaggaaaaaaagcaaattcgTTTTGAAAATGTGCTGacgtcatatatatatatatataatataaataaatatatatacaaatcaGAAAACGTCTCTGCAGCACGAAATTCATGCaaatggagaagaaagagaCGAGCAGCGGACAAGAACGATTGCCTGAAGCACGGACTGAGGGCAGAGGATCGTGGGTAAAGGTGATAACTGTaaatttatttctccctctttcaATAGATGCGCAGGGAGCATAAACCTACGAAGGAAGTGAGAGTTTATAATTTAATGATGTTGACCATAAACTCACTGCACGCTCGCGTACATCGGTATATGTCATGTCATACACGAATGTCATGCTTGGTGTAAGTTGTCCTCCTGTTGATCTATCGTTCTTTTTACAATGCAAACgtaaagtaaagaaaacaacaaaaatagtaagCCGTGGATATTACCCTATCAGTCGCACAAGATGATAATACAAATGAGAAATGAGGCTTAGATGTAAACAGCCAAACGGAGGAAAATTTTGAATCTAGGGAAGCAACCACTATTTGCATCTTATATGTAGTTGCCTCCCTTATATTTGTCTGTGACAGTGTTAGCATATATAAGAGTGAAGAAGTTTATTCCTGCACTAAGTAATAATGCACCGATCATCATCATTAGGACTAATCAGCATCACTGTCAGTGGATGACAGTAGCAGGTGGAGCTCCCCTGAACTCTGTATGTTGATACCAGAGGCAGGAAGTGAACCTCATGCTTAGAGGGCAGACTGGGACTGTCGGGAACTGTTCCTGTCTGCAGCTACTGCCTCTTGTCCTCTGCTCACAAAGTGTTTTAGCGGAACAAAGTTTCTAAAGGGATGGAGAAGAGGTCTGTTGATGATACCAATGATGGGAAACGCGgtcttgtcttttgtttctgtatcaGGGGCAACTGGAAATAAGCAGAACCTTTCTACGAACacaaatatgtataaatacGCAAacttaatacacacacacacacacacacacacacacacacacacacacacacacacacacacatcctaaCTTTGACTTGCACTCACGGATCTCTAAGGTTTATATTTCTCAAGTACTTTACACCTTTGACATCAGCGTGAAATAGTGAACCTGCCTAAGAACACCGATTTTTACAGTTAATCAAATTTTTTCCATAGAGATTAACAGCGAAACTGTTTACGctaaaaaaattacttgcatTTAATCTCGAATTCAATTAATATTTGGTCACATTCCCCACAGCGTATGTCCAAATGAAAACTGGGCGCGCTCTGTATCTGGCGCCAGTGCCAGGACtggctggatcacgtgacctaagtCAGCAGTCCATAGGAAGTGTTCATTTCCTACTGTTTGACATCTTGTTTTTCTCCTGAAGGATCCTGCGACGTTCTGCGAGACATGGTGCTGCGGACTCTACGGAGAGTGCTGGAGGCCAGGGAGGTGAAGCTCATCCAGCTCATGCGGTAGCTGCCGTCTGCCAGCACGCTGAAGAACTTCTTGTTTCGCTGGCTCTCAAACAGATGGTAGGACCGCATCCACCGAGGGATGCCAAAGCTGGCCCAGGTCTGCAGGCACGAAGGCAGTCGACTTCTGATTTTAGCCTGCAACCAACACAGACGGAAACTGTGTGACCTCATAGGTCATGGTAACGCCAGCAAAGATATAACCGAAGAGCCTTGGCTATAAGACCATCAGCTAGAAAACAAGTGGCactcgggttggtctttaatgcTAGTGATCCCGGAAGTTTATCGTGCACTCTGACCTGTAGGACATTAACGATGATCACGAAGTCGATGAGAGCCAGACAGACGATACAAAACACCAGCTCCACCTGCCAGGCTAAGAAGGAGATTCCGTACACCAGCAAGGGGATCAGGACGAAGACCCCCAGGAAGTAGATAACAGATATTATGGTGTACATGTTCACACTTCTCCCAATTTTCTTGGCCGCGTGCAGCGGCGCTTGTCGTAGGAAGGGGAGGGCGTACCACAGAAAGATGCCGAAGATCTTGTATATCAACAGCATGATGACCACCTCTGTCGACCTAAGAgatggaagaagagaaaacttGCATATGTGACAGGTGTCAAGCAGCCATCATACTAGAGTTCATGACAAAGTCATCCGAGCGTGTCTGCGAAGTGGCTGTGTGACATTTTATTCTAAGTATTAATGCTTATAGTTTTACCTACCATAGCAGGTGGATAGCATCTACTGATCTGCTGATCAAAACATATATTGACTCACCTTCGTGAAATGAATGGGTTAGACTGATGAACCCTGACCCAACATGACACGTGACCCGAGGGCAGCGCTCTAACGATACGTCACCATGACCACGTACTTGCGGCAGTCGCGGACGGTGCTGGATCTCAATGCCATGAACTCGATCTTGACCATCCGCCCCAGGCCCAGGCCCAGCATGATGGGGAAGGCGCGCCGCAGCCGGAAGAAGCCCAGCGCCATcaagatgatgacgacgatgaaagCTAGTCCTGCCACATCAATCACCACCCCGAGTCCTGTTGCCACCAGCACCGTCAGCCACCCTGAAGGCAAACATAGGCTGACCACATCTTCATCATGTCTTCAaccaactctgtgtgtgtgtttatatatgaaTGCGGGTATATATAAACGCATTCTGCTTGTgagaaaatatgcaaattttttttactaagatTTATTAGcctaaaaaaatgtacagccaAACACCATTAATCTATTTCAGAActgggttgttgttgttattattgttgtgattattgttgttattattattgtcaccTGTGGCGTAACGGCCTCGTCCAGGGAAGTAACCGTTTATCACCCAACGCACACGCAGCACGCAGGGAGGCAAAGCACCTTCCTCATCACGTAGATGAAGGCCAAGATGCTCAGGGTGAGGAACACCATCGATGTGATCAGCAAGAGGAAGCCTGCAAGCTCATCCGAGTATGGCCAGTTGCTGAGGAGGCTTCCTTTCCCTGCCACAGTGAGTCAAGGGGGGTGACACCTGGCACGGGTTGTTGGGAGGTCGGGAGGACAAATTAATGTCTATACCGAGGGTAACGAGGCGGTCAGTCTGTAGACTGTTTTCtaaaacgaattaaaaaaaaaaaagacatggcaTGGCATGGTCGAAAGAAAATACCCTCTCCTGAACTTTGAGGAATTAACAGTACCAGGAGCTAAAGGTTTTCAGAATGAACCACCGGCCAACATTGCAAACTGCAGAACCTATCAAAATGATGTTTTGTTCATGAAACAGAAtcaggaaagagagaagggtgaAGGATCCACGAGTCACACTATTGCAGACGTGGACGGGAACAGACATGGACTCTATGCACTCACTGCTGCTGAGCAGGGTCAAGGTGGTGTTGTCTCTCAGGCTGTCCTGCTTAATGACTGGACGTCGAACCTGAAACATGGGTTTTCAATAGTTTGGTCAATCTTAATTTAGTAAAGCCACTTAGCATACTATGCTAACAACCTCACCTCGTCTGCACGAACCTCTTTCCATAGGAATCTTGGACTAAGTTTTATCTAATTATCAAAACAGTCGGCACCTCTCTAGTCTTTCATAGACACATTGAGAGGTCATTTGAAAAAGACTTCTTCTTCACGAGGCTATAAATATCAGTCAAATTCAAATACATACTTCTAAAGGTTTGGCAGGAAAAATTATCCCCTAAACATTCGATATCCCCTATCAGTAATGCCGATGTAGCATGAGACCAGGCTGGTTTTTGTATGGATACCGACACACTTTCTAAGGCATAAGAAATTTCCAGGTGGAAAACTTTCTGATCCAAAATGACGCAACACCTGGGTGTGTTGGTTATCACCTGCACACGCTCACCATGGCAACGAAGCGGGTAAACGTTCTGGTTATCGTGAGCAGCAAATAGGTTTCCGGGTAAAGCTCCTCGTTGCCTATCATCTCACAAGGGAGGTGCTGGATGAGTTGTTCTCTCTCGTCATGGTACTCTCGCATGGTGGAGGTGAGGAGTTGCGAGAGGCGGAATATCACGCCCGTGGCGGTCTCCAGCGGGAAAAAACACAGCAGCTGTGAGGCAGGACAAAGCACAACAAATGGAGGAACCATTAGTGAGCTTGAAAATCCTCGCTGACAGAATATCCGGAGTTGTCAAGAGCCAGAAAGTTTAGAGTCAGCAAGGATCAGAGAGTCCAGGGTAACTGTTAGCTACAGCTGCTGGTGAAAGGAGTTAAGTTCACCATGCTACCCACCAGTGCATCCCCCAGTACAGAAAGTGCACCATACTACCCGCCAGTCCATCCCCGGGTACAGCTGTGAAGTCATTTCTCACCTTCAGTAAGTTGAAGATGTCGTAGGCAGCGACGATTCCAAAACCTCTACGGAAGTTGTCGCCGTTGAGGAGGAAAGCCATGATACAGTTATGGATGGTGTCGCCAACTTCCACACCCATCAGCATCAGTGCCGAATTTTGTACTGACAGTACTGTGTAGTATCAGACAGAGCGATAAGCACGAGACAAAACACTTGAAAAGGTTctggtcagaaaaaaatgattagtgTTTGTTACTAACAGAACATTAGCACCGCGAGTGCCAGAGGGAACACTTGAGTGTCAAAACACAAGGCAGAGGCAGACAGAGGAAGACAGACATTTCAGCACTGATGGTCAGGGGCATACTGACATTGACTGTGGACCATGCCGATGACGATTGTGAAAGAGAGGACAGAATTCTGCAACAGCGTTGACATGAGAGATCCAAAAGCCACGCACCCCAGGAAGCTGCCTAGTACATCCTCAAGCATCATGGTGTATATCAGATTCACTGAAAGGTTACCATGGATACTCTCAATTGCGATCTCTCGAACAAATAGCAGCTAGAACATACTCACTGGcaggtaaaaataaactgaGCACGAGTAGCAAGTTAAAATCATCCCACCAAGGCAggtacaaaaaagaaacactCAGAGTTAATCATCCTAAGAAGTATTTAGACCATGAACTTTACCGTTGGCATTGTCTGGTAACAGTTACTTTAACAGTGAACATAAACATTAACCCCTGATACTGCTAGGTATTATTACGAAAAACAGAGCTCAAACACAGCTAGAAGATTAATCGACTAGAGGTACTATTCAGTTTAGTCATACGAACAGGTAATTAATTAAAGCGAACACTAACTTGTTAAGAGTTTGAGGGACTCCATATACAGGTCTGCAGCCACAGCCACAAGTAAAAACAGGGGAAAGATGGAGAGTAGAAGTCCTGCATATTTCATGTTGACTAGGAATCGTGCCATGcctgtcacatacagagaatcACAAATTTGTCACAGACCAGACAAGGACCAAGGAAGAGTCGAACCTGAGCAGACCAAGGCAGAGCAGAGCAGACCAGACTAGACAAGACCAAAGCAGAGCAGAGCTGAGGAGATCAGACTAGACAAGACCAGAGCTGAGCAGACCAGACTAGACAAGACCAGAAGAGATATGAGCACAACAGAACAGAATTACAGGGTGAATTATGTCTCTCACCAgttatttcttctcttgtttgtgGAGGCTGGAGTTCTGGCAGACCCCACAActcatcatctctctctttgcttttttcggACTTCTTATCTGTCATCGGGTCAGGATTTGGTTTGATTGACAATACAAAATGGCATGAATCAGTTATTTTCAATGCTTTGTCCTCACACTGTCCTGTAGTTCATTTTCTGGTAAAactaattaacaaaaattaacaaagtcAATTAATATACAACTAAAAATTTAGCACAAAAGTCTAATTTAAGGGCTTTGTGCCTAGCAGAACATATCCTGGTAGGAACGATTTGTTTTGTATCCTCAGCAGCTTGGCTGTTCAGTAGTAGACGAAATGTCAGTTAGAAATAGAAATCTCTGTATGTTACACCTCTTTGCTGGGATAGCTCTCGAggttttctttctcatattgAAAAGTGAAAGTACTTTCTCGCCAAAGCAGTcaataaaacaaccaaccaaccaaccgtgAAGCATTCTCACCTGTGGACTCTCTGTCCACGGACTCTTGTTGGATCATCTCTGCAATGGTCATGTCCACGCTGAAAGTCTTCTCAGTCGTTACCGGGGTCCTCTCGCCCGGTAGTAACTCTTCTTCAATCATTAATGAGGTCCACTCGTTCAGAAGTAATGAATCTTCAATCACTAACGATGATGTCTGATCCCAAAATAATGCTTCTTCGGTCGTTACTGGGGTCGTCGTATGCTTTAATGGCGATTCTTCGCGAGACAACGGGGTTGTCTTGTCACTTATTAATGCTTCTCTGTGGGTTCTGGGGGTCCTCTTGACTGGTAGCAACTCTCCTTCAACGGTTGTCTCGTCCAGCGATATCTCTTCTGTATTCGTTTCATCGTCAAGCGATGTCACAGTCATTGCTGCCGTCTTTGAAGGTCTTTCTTCGGGGCATCGAGTCCTCGTGTTGCTACTTTATATTCTCTGTCATCTTCCACTTCCACTATGGGCTCCAGGTCACGTGTTGGGATGGTCGGATCAAAACGAACCTCTAGAGGAGAACTCGTAACCTCTCCTTCTCTAATccgcttttttttccttcgtctATCGGGCGAACGCGAGGCCAAGGTTGGCTTCAATCTCGGTGTCTGTATGGTTCTCAGGTCACGCACCTCCGGACTGGATTGACCTGCTGGAGGGGGATAATCCTTGGTGAAAGCATACGGGTCAAATGGACGCCGTTTACCCATGTACCAACTGTCATATCGATGTTTGCGCCGCCTCCGAACCGCACCCGAATTTTCTTCGGTCTCGTCCAGAGTCTGAACTGGTGAAACAGCATTTCTTACGGGTAGCTTACCCCGAGGCTTTGCTAACGTGAAAGCAACGGACTTCTGTGGTGACGACACCGCGGCAAAGGATTTCCCGGGTGgagcgttctctctctccatagCAGGACTTTTATTACAGGTGCATGAAATAGTTTTGGATTCTTTTGCTCACAGATTTACTTTTGCTGCCAGGCCTTATCATCGTCTGCGTCATGTTACTCTGTGTCGCGCTTTGCACACGGCACGACGCCGATAATCGAAGAGTACGTCATCGCCAGATTCGGGAGTGAGATCCCTTGGTAACGATTAGGTCGCACGTGGTGAGGGAGCAACCGTAGCTGCAATATGTGTCGTGGGTAACATTCACTGAGTGCACATTCTTcgcttcttttcttctttcttttttctttccttccttctctctctctctctttcatagaatcaaagcaagaaaacatgATAACTTAGTTTATatttactgaaacatttttggGTCTGCAAACATGTACAGTAGACAGATATATGGacatacaaaacatttaaacgGAAAAGATTGTCGACTGCTAGTCCTTGTGGCGGCTAATGGTTCTGTAGACAAGAGAGTCTGATGTCTGGGTTGCTGCATTCGCTGGGAGTGAACCACGACAGGTGGTAGCGCAGGAAGCCGAGATGTTTCACAGCCTCGTAGTACAGTCTGGACACCGTGAGGCACAGGTCTGACTGCTGCTGACGAGGGCAAACACTCTGCATCTGGCTGAGGAAGACGCTGTCGCACCTGTCTCTACTGATGCTGTAGCGAGCTCCCTGTCAACATAAACAGAAGTTTGTACAGGGATACATGCACACGGGTGTGTGAGGgaagagagtaagagagagcgagagaaggtggatatgaagagaaaaagagtgaatgagacagagagaggataGAGAGAAAGTGCAGTGTCTGCCTGAATCACTTTGTGCATTTACCCGTGTCCACAATCCTGTCATCTTATGAATCAGCAGTCATACATGAATACAAGCATTAGGACAGATGAGCCACTCACACAGCGGTAACAAACATCATGAATGTTACAAGCAGGGGTGAACTCCTCCTTGAAGAAGACGTTGATGTTGAAAGGGATGCTGCAACCGTTGGCATCTGCTGAGCACTGACCATCACTTGTGTCCTGCTCGATTATCTCCCCCTGAACAGCAAAAGCGACGCCGACGACCAGAAGTATGGCTCGTGTTGTGTCTGTCTTCATTCTTCTGTGGATCGAGACCATCAGGATTAATTAACATGTGTCAAGTAATAGTTATGGAAATGtagaaaagaaactttattaaaagataatatttcGCTGTTAACTCTAGAGACCGTTGTTAAAACGAGGCTGTTGTAGAAACTAATATGCACTGTAGCCTGTCTAAGTatctaaaaaaaagtgaaaaaatgtctAGAATACCTGTAAGAGTTTCTTTGTGGTAAAAACATATCTCGCCCCAGTGAAGGTGAGAGGTAAGTGTGAGGATCTTTTATAACACAAAGATCGTGTTCCATAAGTCGTGACAGACAAGGAGTCCACCAGGATCAC comes from the Pomacea canaliculata isolate SZHN2017 linkage group LG12, ASM307304v1, whole genome shotgun sequence genome and includes:
- the LOC112553420 gene encoding sodium-dependent phosphate transport protein 2B-like → MTVTSLDDETNTEEISLDETTVEGELLPVKRTPRTHREALISDKTTPLSREESPLKHTTTPVTTEEALFWDQTSSLVIEDSLLLNEWTSLMIEEELLPGERTPVTTEKTFSVDMTIAEMIQQESVDRESTDKKSEKSKERDDELWGLPELQPPQTREEITGMARFLVNMKYAGLLLSIFPLFLLVAVAADLYMESLKLLTMNLIYTMMLEDVLGSFLGCVAFGSLMSTLLQNSVLSFTIVIGMVHSQLLSVQNSALMLMGVEVGDTIHNCIMAFLLNGDNFRRGFGIVAAYDIFNLLKLLCFFPLETATGVIFRLSQLLTSTMREYHDEREQLIQHLPCEMIGNEELYPETYLLLTITRTFTRFVAMVRRPVIKQDSLRDNTTLTLLSSRKGSLLSNWPYSDELAGFLLLITSMVFLTLSILAFIYVMRKVLCLPACCVCVG